From a region of the Theobroma cacao cultivar B97-61/B2 chromosome 8, Criollo_cocoa_genome_V2, whole genome shotgun sequence genome:
- the LOC18592885 gene encoding chaperone protein dnaJ 72, which translates to MKKMDLYKVLGVNRSATKEEIKDAFRKLAVKYHPDKHSQSPKPVRDSSLLRFKQVSEAYEVLSDDRKRAHYNLTSSSSSSSYSYNHRYRTASRRGGGYGYASSNSYSYSYSNNKSNIWQIELRFFSTRAFLLNLAFAGALYGGIVAIDASRESLWKMHNSGKSFEEAMESLEKAKAHRDT; encoded by the exons ATGAAGAAAATGGATCTGTACAAGGTGCTGGGGGTGAATCGGAGCGCCACCaaagaagaaatcaaagaCGCGTTTCGAAAGCTGGCGGTGAAGTATCACCCGGACAAGCACTCCCAATCGCCGAAACCCGTCCGAGACTCCTCCCTCCTCAGGTTCAAGCAGGTCTCCGAGGCCTACGAAGTTCTCAGCGACGATCGCAAGCGCGCCCACTACAATctcacttcttcttcttcttcttcttcttataGTTATAATCATCGATACAGAACAGCCAGCCGCCGCGGCGGTGGCTATGGTTACGCTTCTTCCAATTCTTACTCTTATTCTTATAGTAATAACAAAAGTAATATCTGGCAGATTGAGCTTCGCTTTTTCTCTACGCGCGCCTTTCTTCTCAATCTCGCCTTTGCCGG TGCTTTGTACGGTGGAATTGTTGCAATTGATGCCAGCAGAGAATCACTATGGAAAATGCATAATTCTGGG AAATCATTTGAAGAAGCCATGGAGTCACTTGAGAAAGCCAAAGCACATAGAGATACGTAA